In one Cystobacter fuscus DSM 2262 genomic region, the following are encoded:
- a CDS encoding L-dopachrome tautomerase-related protein, whose amino-acid sequence MRTFPLVTSLLLTACALPAVSTATTSPLVVAAESDGMIWNGVALSDEGQVFVAGPRWTGSTGPALGVLDARGQPHAYPDARWNAWQPGQDASAAFVNINAIHKGPQDSLWVIDTGSPDFGGAPLPGGAKVVRIDLKNGQVVRVYPLGSDIATPTSYVDDIRLKGNRGYLTDAGRPGLIVLDLDTGAARRVLDNAAAVTAPADRPIVLEGKVLNGPDGAPLRVHADPLELSPDGRWLYFASLHGPWSRIETRWLDDASLSPEAVLSHVQPWADLPPTGGTTLDAHGNLYFSDLAEDAIKKRTADGRIVTLVADPRLHWVDAPFLAADGWLWLPVPQMDRVALFNGGVSRTVWPVQLLRLRVW is encoded by the coding sequence ATGAGAACCTTTCCGCTCGTCACGAGCCTGTTGCTGACCGCATGTGCCCTGCCCGCTGTGTCCACTGCGACGACCTCTCCGCTCGTCGTCGCCGCCGAGAGCGACGGGATGATCTGGAACGGCGTGGCCCTGTCCGACGAGGGACAGGTGTTCGTCGCGGGGCCGCGGTGGACGGGCTCCACGGGGCCGGCGCTCGGCGTGCTGGACGCGCGGGGCCAGCCCCACGCCTACCCCGATGCGCGCTGGAACGCGTGGCAGCCGGGGCAGGACGCGAGCGCGGCCTTCGTGAACATCAACGCCATCCACAAGGGCCCGCAGGACTCGCTGTGGGTCATCGACACGGGCTCGCCCGACTTCGGCGGAGCGCCCCTGCCGGGTGGGGCGAAGGTGGTGCGCATCGACTTGAAGAACGGCCAGGTGGTCCGGGTGTACCCGCTGGGCTCGGACATCGCGACGCCCACGAGCTATGTCGATGACATCCGCCTGAAGGGCAACCGGGGCTACCTGACGGACGCGGGCCGTCCGGGGCTCATCGTGCTCGACCTGGACACGGGCGCGGCGCGGCGGGTGTTGGACAACGCCGCGGCCGTCACGGCGCCCGCGGACAGGCCCATCGTGCTGGAGGGCAAGGTGCTCAATGGGCCGGATGGCGCGCCGCTTCGGGTGCACGCGGATCCGCTGGAGCTGAGCCCGGATGGACGGTGGCTGTACTTCGCGTCCCTGCATGGGCCGTGGTCGCGCATCGAGACGCGCTGGCTGGACGATGCCAGCCTGTCGCCCGAGGCCGTGCTGTCCCACGTGCAGCCCTGGGCCGACCTGCCGCCCACGGGGGGCACGACGCTGGACGCGCATGGCAACCTGTACTTCAGCGACCTGGCCGAGGACGCCATCAAGAAGCGCACGGCGGATGGACGCATCGTGACGCTGGTCGCGGATCCCCGGCTGCACTGGGTGGACGCGCCCTTCCTCGCCGCGGACGGGTGGCTGTGGCTGCCGGTGCCGCAGATGGACCGGGTGGCGCTGTTCAACGGAGGCGTGTCGCGCACCGTGTGGCCCGTCCAGTTGCTGCGCCTGCGGGTGTGGTGA
- a CDS encoding SH3 domain-containing protein, with protein MKTVLLTLLLAATGEDAGVPQKVYVQGSSVNLRKEAAKDAEVLVKAPIGTECAVTGTAVAEWMKVRCGDYEGYAAVALVGPEKPSVETLRAEAKNPMLKPERREESALRAALLAPEDAELPKLLGELFFERNFRLLEGFKGTGATKRTFSTYCGLRGANVCIWEVAGGFLRDVKIRVETRKDLFIIAVKDPENVTVYRGKHQLDPETTKLKMDVLERNSFPSTPVMDKALFAGVEGVDARKEDIPFGRFVLDDASHAILSGIPSAWALLRPGRQGLLSMPFNDCLKTPYLLEFVPDIHGRWMMLREKGAEGRETFWVTSVSRRDNELELSLEHAYGKGPTRMVFKLPEGRKDIGYLNDMAYTFKLHRYAEQHDNCKEGGP; from the coding sequence ATGAAAACAGTACTGCTCACGCTATTGCTCGCCGCGACTGGGGAAGACGCCGGCGTACCGCAAAAGGTCTACGTCCAGGGCTCGTCCGTCAACCTGCGCAAGGAGGCGGCCAAGGACGCGGAGGTGCTGGTCAAGGCGCCCATCGGGACGGAGTGCGCGGTGACGGGCACGGCCGTGGCGGAGTGGATGAAGGTGCGCTGCGGGGACTACGAGGGGTATGCCGCCGTGGCGCTGGTGGGACCGGAGAAGCCCTCGGTGGAGACGCTGAGGGCCGAGGCGAAGAACCCCATGCTCAAGCCCGAGCGCCGCGAGGAGAGCGCCTTGCGCGCCGCGCTGCTGGCTCCGGAGGACGCGGAGTTGCCGAAGCTGCTCGGCGAGCTCTTCTTCGAGCGCAACTTCCGGCTCCTGGAGGGCTTCAAGGGTACGGGCGCCACGAAGCGGACCTTCTCGACCTACTGCGGTTTGCGCGGGGCGAATGTCTGCATCTGGGAAGTGGCGGGAGGATTCCTCCGGGATGTCAAGATTCGAGTCGAGACAAGAAAAGACCTGTTCATCATCGCGGTGAAGGACCCGGAAAATGTCACGGTCTACCGTGGCAAACACCAACTCGATCCGGAGACGACGAAGTTGAAGATGGATGTCCTCGAACGAAACTCCTTTCCCTCGACTCCGGTGATGGACAAGGCGCTCTTCGCGGGGGTGGAGGGGGTAGATGCTAGAAAAGAGGACATCCCCTTCGGTCGATTCGTACTTGATGATGCTTCCCATGCGATCTTGAGCGGTATCCCCTCTGCATGGGCCCTGCTCAGACCGGGTCGTCAGGGTCTGCTCTCGATGCCGTTCAACGATTGTCTCAAGACGCCCTATCTGCTCGAGTTCGTTCCGGACATCCACGGTCGTTGGATGATGCTGCGTGAAAAGGGGGCAGAAGGAAGAGAGACGTTTTGGGTCACCTCCGTGTCGAGGCGAGATAACGAACTCGAGCTGTCTCTTGAGCACGCCTATGGGAAAGGACCGACCCGTATGGTCTTCAAGCTGCCTGAAGGCCGCAAGGATATTGGGTACCTGAACGATATGGCCTATACGTTCAAGTTGCACAGATATGCGGAGCAGCACGACAATTGTAAAGAGGGCGGGCCTTGA
- a CDS encoding type VI immunity family protein gives MRDLVRIVFFVPHDHFDIAAGGSHALDSYLRAVEDRPSALSEYTCCYWELSRLGDRGWELIRETLNPKERRYFDDYDEDEAFHPEKAGAEPYLGIYGEQDSGFSFTYHARLPWRETPPGSVSVLRATLPTEFLEERGADFVRELAVDMASRLPFASGHAGLALDVAFSSLERLDTLRPLILRHPGFDIRDAGVRDNLGARVDGVHWMNFVGPPVLGELGCTAGLRAKLQSPTTTVRELDGERVLVTLGPEPEAGDLAHGQPLPAYRELARVLDPWREPFPWGFLRRQGRERDEEELRRWWRRFID, from the coding sequence GTGCGGGACCTCGTGCGCATCGTCTTCTTCGTGCCCCACGATCACTTCGACATCGCGGCGGGGGGGTCTCATGCCCTCGACAGCTACTTGCGTGCCGTGGAGGATCGTCCGAGCGCATTGTCCGAATACACCTGCTGTTATTGGGAGCTGTCCAGGCTCGGAGATAGGGGGTGGGAACTCATCCGGGAGACCCTGAACCCGAAAGAACGCAGGTACTTCGACGACTACGATGAGGATGAGGCCTTCCATCCAGAGAAGGCGGGGGCGGAGCCCTATCTCGGTATTTACGGTGAGCAGGACAGCGGCTTCTCCTTCACCTACCACGCTCGCCTTCCGTGGAGAGAGACACCGCCTGGCTCCGTCAGCGTTCTCCGCGCCACTCTTCCAACGGAGTTCCTCGAGGAGCGGGGAGCGGACTTCGTGCGAGAACTCGCCGTCGACATGGCTTCGCGGCTTCCCTTCGCCTCCGGGCACGCGGGGCTCGCGCTCGATGTCGCGTTTTCCTCTCTGGAACGACTCGACACCCTGCGCCCGCTGATCTTGCGTCATCCCGGCTTCGATATTCGCGATGCCGGTGTTCGCGACAACCTGGGCGCTCGGGTGGACGGTGTCCACTGGATGAACTTCGTGGGCCCGCCCGTGCTTGGTGAGTTGGGCTGCACTGCTGGCCTTCGCGCGAAGCTCCAGTCGCCCACCACCACCGTGCGAGAGTTGGACGGTGAGCGTGTTCTGGTGACCCTGGGGCCAGAGCCCGAAGCGGGTGACCTGGCGCATGGCCAGCCTCTTCCCGCGTACCGCGAACTCGCGCGCGTGCTGGATCCCTGGCGGGAGCCCTTCCCCTGGGGCTTTCTCCGTCGCCAGGGCCGCGAGCGCGATGAGGAGGAGTTGCGTCGCTGGTGGAGACGCTTCATCGACTGA
- a CDS encoding cytochrome c3 family protein, with protein sequence MAWIFTPRANTVARVAALGLLATPVLGVGSLWLYARSPLAQNMRQPVPQPVQFDHRHHAGDEAIDCRYCHNTVEVSPSAGYPSVSTCLNCHAQVWNQSPLLEPVRQSFFADRPIPWRRVHDLPDFVYFNHSIHVRKGVGCVTCHGRVDLMPSVTQAHPLSMGWCLECHRDPAPHLRPLSALTSMRWERRPEDPSPEELVRRLDVLPRTDCTTCHR encoded by the coding sequence ATGGCTTGGATCTTCACACCTCGCGCGAACACCGTGGCCCGAGTGGCGGCGCTGGGCCTGTTGGCCACGCCGGTGCTCGGGGTGGGCTCGTTGTGGCTCTACGCCCGGAGTCCGCTCGCGCAGAACATGCGCCAGCCCGTGCCGCAGCCGGTCCAGTTCGATCACCGCCACCACGCGGGCGACGAGGCCATTGACTGTCGTTATTGCCACAACACCGTCGAGGTCTCTCCGAGCGCCGGCTACCCCTCGGTGTCCACCTGCCTCAACTGTCACGCGCAGGTCTGGAACCAGAGCCCGCTGCTCGAGCCGGTGCGCCAGTCCTTCTTCGCCGACCGCCCCATTCCCTGGCGCCGGGTGCATGACCTGCCAGACTTCGTCTACTTCAACCACTCCATCCACGTGCGCAAGGGCGTAGGCTGTGTCACCTGCCACGGCCGCGTGGACTTGATGCCCTCCGTCACCCAGGCCCACCCGCTCTCCATGGGCTGGTGTCTGGAGTGCCACCGCGACCCCGCTCCCCACCTGCGCCCGCTGTCGGCCCTCACCTCGATGCGCTGGGAGCGCCGTCCGGAAGATCCCTCGCCCGAGGAGCTGGTGCGCCGCCTCGACGTCCTCCCCCGAACGGACTGCACGACATGCCATCGCTGA
- a CDS encoding LysR family transcriptional regulator, whose product MPSNQVKDVSALQWDDLKVFLAIARVGSLVGAARTLGQTQPTMGRRLQALEKAVGCKLMRRTADGFVPTDEGKAVLAHAERMEEEAVAFARRLAGRDSEVEGTLRVSSSEWFASHVLAPIFARIQLQHPRLEVELITETRLLNLDRREADLVFRFRRFEEAHIVQKRLTHITYEAYASRDYLERRGRPDPSTGGAGHGLITMDLAFNHLADVGWLTGRLPQARISGRSNSRDVQARMCAAGGGIAVLPRQLGDGLPGLERVDLGEPPPGRDIWVGYHRDFQRQPRLRTLLDATEAAFASAPDGQSLTPPGGRRR is encoded by the coding sequence ATGCCATCGAACCAGGTGAAGGACGTGAGCGCTCTTCAGTGGGACGACCTCAAGGTGTTTCTCGCCATCGCGAGGGTGGGCTCACTGGTGGGCGCGGCGCGGACCCTCGGCCAGACGCAGCCCACGATGGGACGCCGGCTCCAGGCGCTGGAGAAGGCCGTGGGCTGCAAGCTGATGCGGCGCACCGCCGACGGCTTCGTCCCGACCGACGAGGGCAAGGCGGTGCTCGCCCACGCCGAGCGCATGGAGGAGGAGGCCGTGGCCTTCGCGCGGCGCCTGGCGGGGCGGGACAGCGAGGTGGAGGGGACGTTGCGCGTCTCCAGCTCGGAGTGGTTCGCCAGCCACGTCCTGGCCCCCATCTTCGCCCGCATCCAGCTCCAGCATCCCCGGTTGGAGGTGGAGCTCATCACGGAGACGCGGCTGTTGAACCTCGACCGGCGCGAGGCCGACCTCGTCTTCCGCTTCCGCCGCTTCGAGGAAGCGCACATCGTGCAGAAGCGGCTCACGCACATCACCTACGAGGCCTATGCCTCGCGCGACTACCTGGAGCGGCGGGGGCGCCCCGATCCGTCCACGGGCGGCGCGGGCCATGGGCTCATCACCATGGACCTGGCGTTCAACCACCTGGCGGACGTGGGCTGGCTCACGGGGCGGCTGCCCCAGGCGCGCATCTCGGGGCGCAGCAACAGCCGCGACGTGCAGGCGAGGATGTGCGCCGCGGGAGGGGGCATCGCGGTGCTGCCCCGTCAGCTCGGGGATGGGTTGCCGGGCCTCGAGCGGGTGGACCTCGGCGAGCCGCCTCCCGGCCGGGACATCTGGGTGGGCTATCACCGGGACTTCCAGCGCCAGCCCCGGCTGCGCACCCTGCTCGACGCCACCGAGGCCGCCTTCGCGTCGGCCCCCGACGGCCAGTCCCTCACTCCTCCTGGAGGAAG
- a CDS encoding Imm52 family immunity protein, with amino-acid sequence MQDSYYVGAYWGPRKETALECARRAELFLHMLARSDPSFTQWYRAGRGVPRELPGHPVRADITELEKLLLQGRIRAGKEVMEDLGFMQIMWNAKKEATEIHLSCGGYSPWGGPNSCLLNPTRESPLRERLLRAPVLAEVLTSMATAWDPDFAMVSSTEMVRLVQKRKWEVRVGWLTYLSRRLGRLPPLPAPVRIEPVGAIGWLLHLSPEPMTSSNPEHVAFTSRVRELLDRAGLIQLPEPEPASE; translated from the coding sequence ATGCAGGACAGCTACTACGTCGGGGCATACTGGGGCCCACGAAAGGAAACAGCGCTGGAGTGTGCTCGGCGCGCGGAACTCTTCCTCCACATGCTGGCGCGGAGTGATCCATCGTTCACCCAATGGTACCGAGCGGGCCGAGGCGTCCCCCGAGAGCTGCCGGGCCATCCTGTCCGCGCAGACATAACGGAACTGGAGAAGCTGCTGCTCCAGGGCAGGATCCGCGCGGGCAAGGAGGTCATGGAGGATCTGGGCTTCATGCAGATCATGTGGAACGCGAAGAAGGAGGCCACCGAAATCCACCTTTCTTGCGGTGGCTACTCCCCCTGGGGAGGACCCAACTCGTGCCTGCTCAACCCGACCCGGGAGAGCCCCCTCCGGGAGCGGCTGCTGCGCGCTCCCGTGTTGGCCGAAGTGCTCACCAGCATGGCCACCGCGTGGGACCCGGACTTCGCCATGGTCAGCTCGACCGAGATGGTCCGCCTCGTCCAGAAGCGAAAATGGGAGGTGCGCGTGGGCTGGTTGACGTACCTGTCTCGCCGGCTGGGCAGGCTGCCACCCCTTCCCGCCCCCGTGCGCATCGAGCCGGTGGGAGCCATCGGCTGGCTCCTCCACCTCTCCCCCGAGCCCATGACCTCGAGCAACCCGGAGCACGTGGCCTTCACCTCCCGCGTGCGCGAGCTGCTCGACCGGGCGGGCCTCATCCAGCTTCCGGAGCCCGAGCCCGCCAGCGAGTGA